The DNA region atattaaaatattaaaatattaaaatatttaaatattaatatattaaaatattaaaatattaaaatattaaaatattaaaatattaaaatattaaaatattaaaatattaaaatattaaaatattaaaatattaaaatattaaaatattaaaatattaaaatattaaaatattaaaatattaaaatattaaaatattaaaatattaaaatattaaaatattaaaatattaaaatattaaaatattaaaatattaaaatattaaaatattaaaatattaaaatattaaaatattaaaatattaaaatattaaaatattaaaatattaaaatattaaaatattaaaatattaaaatattaaaatattaaaatattaaaatattaaaatattaaaatattaaaatattaaaatattaaaatattaaaatattaaaatattaaaatattaaaatattaaaatattaaaatattaaaatattaaaatattaaaatattaaaatattaaaatattaaaatattaaaatattaaaatattaaaatattaaaatattaaaatattaaaatattaaaatattaaaatattaaaatattaaaatattaaaatattaaaatattaaaatattaaaatattaaaatattaaaatattaaaatattaaaatattaaaatattaaaatattaaaatattaaaatattaaaatattaaaatattaaaatattaaaatattaaaatattaaaatattaaaatattaaaatattaaaatattaaaatattaaaatattaaaatattaaaatattaaaatattaaaatattaaaatattaaaatattaaaatattaaaatattaaaatattaaaatattaaaatattaaaatattaaaatattaaaatattaaaatattaaaatattaaaatattaaaatattaaaatattaaaatattaaaatattaaaatattaaaatattaaaatattaaaatattaaaatattaaaatattaaaatattaaaatattaaaatattaaaatattaaaatattaaaatactaaaatatttaaatatttaaatatttaaatattaaaatattaaaatattaaaatattaaaatattaaaatatttaaatatttaaatatttaaatatttaaatatttaaatatttaaatatttaaatatttaaatatttaaatatttaaatatttaaatatttaaatatttaaatatttaaatatttaaatatttaaatatttaaatatttaaatatttaaatatttaaatatttaaatatttaaatatttaaatattaaaatattaaaatattaaaatattaaaatactaaaatatttaacgattaaaaatttaaaacataaaaaaccaaaatatatataaaaaagataaatttaatattaaaaatatagatatattgaaaaaataaaatttaaattttaatatttatttttaggtgagaacatttatgaagaatgtttatttgtttgtttttgttttttttaatttatgtgtttgatataaataaaaatattaatatcatataaaccattgttttcttctgcctgcatatctcttggataatacctaatttgatctttgattattcttaagtataagtaattttcgatccctcacttttccagaaaataccttaaatttaggtatttatacctagaaataaggaataatcatggtccgccatcttggattatacctgaatatcagtaattttggatccctcacttttccagaaaatacctcaaatttaggtatatatatttacctagaaataaggaataatcatggtccgccatcttggattatacctaaatattagtaattttggatccctcactttttgtgaaaatacctcaaatttaggtatttattcctaaaaattaggaataatcatggtccgccatcttggattatacctaaatattagtaattttggatccctcactttttgtgaaaatacctcaaatttaggtatttattcctaaaaattagcaataataatggtccgccatcttggattatacctgaatgtcagaaattttggatccctcactttttgtgaaaatacctcaaatttaggtatttattcctaaaaattagcaataataatggtccgccatcttggattatacctgaatatcagtaattttggatccctcacttttccagaaaatacctcaaatttaggtatatatacctagaaataaggaataatcatggtccgccatcttggattatacctaaatattagtaattttggatccctcactttttctgaaaatacttcaaatttaggtatttattcctaaaaattagcaataataatggtccgccatcttggattatacctgaatatcagttattttggatccctcacttttccagaaaataccttaaatttaggtatttatacttagaaataaggaataatcatggtccgccatcttggattatacctgaatatcagttattttggatccctcacttttccagaaaataccttaaatttaggtatttatacctagaaattaggaataatcatggtccgccatcttggattatacctgaatgtcagaaattttggatccctcacttttccagaaaatacctcaaatttaggtatatatacctagaaataaggaataaccatggtccgccatcttggattatacctaaatattagtaattttgtttccctcacttttccagaaaatacctaaaattaaggtattttggttctacaattatacctaaaatataggaattctcgtactaaaacgctattagtaattttattactaatagccgattagtaataaaataccttattgcagtcaggttcgattatacctaaaaattaggaatttatacctaatgtccgttttgcgtgtatcacgaaaaaaataatctgacAACCTTTGAAGCACCCCTCGACTTGTACTAAAACTCGCGAGCCCGCAagcaaaacgtcaaaaaatcaaaacaaatcgaTGCGGTTCGTCCAAAATGGCCCTGTTCCACGCAGCCAGGCTGGGATTCTCCGGATTTAATTCGCTTTTTGCCGGAAGTTTGCGAACCATATCGGTTACGGCCGTCAGCAATCTCAAGGAGAGTaagttttctttcattttggaTAAGTTTTGAGAAGATTTGTTAACTTTTTAACTCGGATTCTTGCAGTCAAAGAAGTCACCCAGAAGGATTCGCTGGTCATCTCGGCCGACTATGTTCCTTCCCCGCGGTCGAACCAGCTGATCGGTGCGGTGGCCAAGCTGACGGAATGCGGCACCAGCCAGTTCTGCCCGCAGTGTACTCTGGGGCTGGACATTAAGCACACCGACGTGCTCATCCTGAGCCAATATCTGCGCAGCGACGGTTGCATGCTGCCCCGCCGGATTACCGGATTATGTAAGCGTCAGCAGCGCCGGATGACCGCGCTGGTCACGATGGCACAGAAGGCGGGTCTAATGCCGAACATCAATCCGGCCTGGAGCAAACGGGACCCCAAGAAGCGGTTCCAGTGGAAGAAGAACAACAAATACTTTGACGAGAGTACCATTAAATGCTAGCAATGTTTGTATATTTGAATCAGTTTGAAGAATAATAgagtaaaacaaaaatatctgaTAATGCTTTACTTTTGGAATGATTTAACGAAATTCCTCACTCGGTGCGTTTTGGAATCGATTAGCGCCTGTTCCAGCACCTGAATCAGGTGTACCAAACTGGTCGGATCCGTTTGCAGGAGCACTTCCTTGCGAGTTTCCTCCGCGCCGACCGTCGATTCCTGGTCCAACTTTTCCTTGTGTTCGTTCACCACCTCGCTGTCCAGGTGCAGCTTCATCGCAATCACCGGAGTGGCCTGCCGGTGAAGGGCCCGGGACGCAACCTTGGCCTCCAGTCGCCACTCGAGGTCGCGGAAGTGCAGCTCGTTGTCAGCGGACTGCTTGAGGACGGTTTCCACCAGGGTGCGTTTGCTGCTGACGAACTGCCACAGGATTGCGATCTGCTCAGGGGAGAAGTTGAGCGTGCCCAGCGACCGGAAGTCCTCCTCGGTGATGTGCAGCTTGGTGCAGTCGATCAGCAGGCAGACGAGCGCTTCGACGCAGGATTTTACCGTGTCGAAGGTTGTTTCGAGGTTTTCTAGAAAGgattacatttttatatttgtgtTTATTTAAATGTGACTAAAATTTACTTGAAGCAGCAGTGCACTTTTTCTCGTTAATTCCATTATTGATGTAATCAATGGCTAATTTGCAAAATTCTAtaagaactaaaaataaaagttttattttctaaatttcctgtTAAGAACTTTCCATGTTTGATTTAGTTAATACCTTCTTCCGGTTGATTGAggacaaattttaaatgtttatctTGTTCTTGTTTTATCAGGTGTGCCATTTTATTGCCTTTTCAAcgttaaataatttaaacaacgaatttaaaataaattataattgcaaaatcaagaaatttcgggtgacttttatttttaaaattcagtccCCTTTTCTGTTGTTACTTTTATTCGTCGCGTAAACCAAAACATTATTGTACTAAAATAAAGGATTCCgaacaaaaggtcgaaaaatattgttcactaaaatgttttatttttgttgtcgAGTATAACTACCGAGATAAATACCCGTCTTTTCCAGAGTTTGTATGAAAACCTGATTTGGAGCTTCAACGGCTTTTAACACATTTACAAATCCCAAACCTCAGGAATGACCAGTTCCCAAAATGCCTTTCCCCCCAAATCCTATAGAGCCAGGATGCCCCATTTCTTAGAATGAACTGTACCTAAACCTGCAAAAGGTTGttgttttgtgttatttttttttttcagggtaagggttattttttatggtgatgAATAATGAAACTTAGAGATTATCCTTTCTttttggtttattaaaaatttgagttttttttttaaggtcctataagctattgtctttcatatgtttataggacctattcaaacaaaactctagaaatctCGAAGGCTAAATCTCTATAAATGTCATGGTTCTATTAAAAAATTGAACCCttctttttaaatcttaaaatcttataaAAGTCAAAATTCGCGTGAAAATTACCCCTTCTTTGTATACCTTCTGAAGgtgaaaaatgttagaaaaatacaaagtttgatctgctgcgaaGCGGCTggttccccaaatttagttgcgatgatttcgacaccgtccgaacaacaatgtttttttttttcttctatcattcttggattcttggaacacaatacggctgctgaccacacgtataaggattttttaattaattgtaccttgaccaaaatcatctttcaatcaaatggagctggctcacaatataaaaatcgatttaatatgatcaa from Culex quinquefasciatus strain JHB chromosome 3, VPISU_Cqui_1.0_pri_paternal, whole genome shotgun sequence includes:
- the LOC6049242 gene encoding 28S ribosomal protein S18a, mitochondrial codes for the protein MALFHAARLGFSGFNSLFAGSLRTISVTAVSNLKEIKEVTQKDSLVISADYVPSPRSNQLIGAVAKLTECGTSQFCPQCTLGLDIKHTDVLILSQYLRSDGCMLPRRITGLCKRQQRRMTALVTMAQKAGLMPNINPAWSKRDPKKRFQWKKNNKYFDESTIKC
- the LOC6054152 gene encoding COMM domain-containing protein 2; the encoded protein is MAHLIKQEQDKHLKFVLNQPEEVLIEFCKLAIDYINNGINEKKCTAASKNLETTFDTVKSCVEALVCLLIDCTKLHITEEDFRSLGTLNFSPEQIAILWQFVSSKRTLVETVLKQSADNELHFRDLEWRLEAKVASRALHRQATPVIAMKLHLDSEVVNEHKEKLDQESTVGAEETRKEVLLQTDPTSLVHLIQVLEQALIDSKTHRVRNFVKSFQK